The stretch of DNA TTTCTTCGCCGTGGCCGTACGGTTGCTCGTGCAGAGCTTGTCGGAATTGTGGTGTCTCGTGACCGTAGGGAAAAGTTCCTCCGCTTCTTGATCGATGATGGCACTGGCTGTATACCGTGCATCCTATGGTTGAACCGCCAATATCTAAATGCAAACACTTCCTCCGGGCCATCAGATTCTGATCCTACCGCAGAGATGGCATTGAATATGTCGGAGGAAGTGCATCTAGGCACTCTTGTGAGGGTCCGAGGAAAGATTGTCATGTATCGTGGTGTGATCCAGATTTCTGTTAGAGATGTGGTTCTGGAGAAGGACCCCAATGCGGAGGTGTTACATTGGTTACAATGTGTTTACTTGGCCAAGGAATGCTATGATCTGCCACCTGCTCAAGGTGCCACTTGAATGGAATCTATGAAGTGTAAATCTCTGTACTTGCTGGAGAGCAAATCTCTTCTTACATGATCAAGTTGTGCATAATAATCCTTATTAATGAAATACATTGGTGATGGGAGATTTACACTGAATCGAGTACTTGGGCTGTTTGCAACTGCATTAAGAAGTCTAATGCAGCATCACCAGGTGGTAAGATTCTACCCTTGGGGCCAGACAACAGCCATGTGTTCGAAAATAGTTGTGTGTTTATCTTTCAGTTGAGAATTGAAAATTAATTTTGAGTTCTCAGTTTAAGTTGATGTTGACTCTGAacggtactccctccatcccgaGTTATAGGTCATTTTGTTTCTTCTAGATACATAGCTTTTGCTAAGCACCTAGATATAAGCAATTTCTAGATACATATTAAAAGCTATGTATCTAGGAAAGCCAAAACGGGAGTACTAACTAACAAGAGATCTGCATGTCATTAAATTAAGGAGGAACAAAGACC from Panicum virgatum strain AP13 chromosome 9K, P.virgatum_v5, whole genome shotgun sequence encodes:
- the LOC120652262 gene encoding CST complex subunit STN1, translating into MDPPLHLVHIKILAADLLSLTVQQTSPPSFLRRGRTVARAELVGIVVSRDRREKFLRFLIDDGTGCIPCILWLNRQYLNANTSSGPSDSDPTAEMALNMSEEVHLGTLVRVRGKIVMYRGVIQISVRDVVLEKDPNAEVLHWLQCVYLAKECYDLPPAQGAT